Proteins from one Malaya genurostris strain Urasoe2022 chromosome 2, Malgen_1.1, whole genome shotgun sequence genomic window:
- the LOC131429692 gene encoding maltase 1-like, protein MVIIRVLWSLLVVLLSTGTYWAQETNQKDWWETAVLYQIYPRSFFDANDDGVGDLNGITAKLQYLKDIGVDATWLSPIFSSPQEDFGYDVSDFISVDPLFGTNADLEQLFAEAKKLGIKIILDFVPNHSSNQHDWFIKSEQKIAPYTDYYVWHEGLPNPEGGRPLVPNNWQSVFYGSAWKWSEHREEYYLHQFAIGQPDLNFRNEAVIEEFDEILRFWMGKGASGFRIDAINHMFEVEDFRNEPINNPDDPNSYGYTHHIYTKDLPETYNVIARWRKLIDDYVEANKLDTIIMMTEAYASLTMTMRYYESEDGTQARAHFPFNFAMIENLNENSNAADFKYIIDRWLENMPRGSVANWVLGNHDKPRLASRYGRERIEGMGLLLMSLPGVAVVYNGEEIGMEDYRDISYEDSKDPQGCNLGPERYRDGSRDPQRTPFQWDDTFNAGFSKADKTWLPMHPLYRQTNLLKQQKADYSTYKFYGELMKLRKDRIFTQGEFQSRAFNDDVFGLVRFIRENEDRDFDPFNIVLINLADEEHVVDVKDLYRFVNAMATVRLVGKESRHQVGDTINATAVSLGPYEAIVLGDISAAVGLKLSFYLIAILVLKYLFM, encoded by the exons ACTGCAATACCTGAAGGACATCGGAGTGGATGCCACGTggttgagcccaattttttccTCACCACAGGAGGATTTCGGTTACGATGTTAGTGACTTCATCTCGGTGGATCCACTATTCGGGACGAACGCAGACTTGGAGCAACTGTTCGCCGAAGCGAAAAAACTTGGAATTAAAATCATTCTGGATTTTGTCCCCAATCATTCCAGTAATCAACACGACTGGTTCATCAAGTCGGAGCAGAAAATAGCTCCCTACACGGACTACTATGTGTGGCACGAGGGTTTACCGAACCCGGAAGGAGGACGCCCATTAGTTCCTAACAATTGG CAATCTGTGTTCTATGGTTCCGCATGGAAATGGAGTGAACACCGTGAGGAGTACTACCTGCACCAATTTGCGATTGGTCAACCAGATTTGAACTTCCGTAATGAAGCGGTGATCGAAGAATTCGACGAAATTTTACGCTTCTGGATGGGTAAGGGTGCCTCCGGATTCCGCATTGATGCCATCAATCACATGTTCGAGGTGGAGGACTTTCGAAATGAACCAATTAACAACCCGGATGATCCGAATAGCTACGGTTATACACATCATATCTACACGAAGGATCTCCCAGAAACGTACAATGTGATTGCCCGTTGGCGTAAACTAATCGATGATTATGTAGAGGCGAACAAATTGGACACGAT TATTATGATGACGGAAGCATATGCCAGTCTTACGATGACTATGAGATATTACGAATCAGAGGATGGAACTCAAGCGAGAGCTCATTTTCCTTTCAATTTCGCTatgattgaaaatttaaatgaaaactcGAATGCAGccgatttcaaatacatcatcgATCGTTGGTTGGAGAACATGCCCCGTGGCAGTGTTGCCAATTGGGTTCTGGGAAATCACGACAAACCTCGCCTTGCCAGTCGTTACGGGCGTGAACGAATCGAAGGAATGGGCTTACTACTGATGTCCTTGCCCGGTGTTGCGGTAGTCTACAATGGTGAAGAAATCGGTATGGAAGATTACCGTGACATCTCCTATGAAGATAGTAAAGATCCTCAAGGTTGCAATCTTGGTCCCGAACGATACAGAGATGGTTCGAGAGATCCTCAGCGAACACCATTCCAGTGGGATGATACATTCAATGCAGGTTTCTCAAAAGCCGATAAGACCTGGCTTCCAATGCATCCTTTGTACAGACAAACCAACCTTCTGAAACAGCAGAAAGCGGATTACAGCACATACAAGTTTTACGGTGAACTTATGAAACTTCGAAAAGACCGAATTTTTACTCAAGGAGAATTCCAATCGCGTGCTTTCAACGACGACGTGTTCGGGTTGGTTCGGTTCATTCGTGAAAACGAGGATCGTGATTTTGATCCGTTCAACATTGTTTTGATCAATCTCGCCGACGAGGAGCATGTGGTAGATGTGAAAGATTTATACCGATTTGTGAATGCAATGGCCACGGTTCGACTGGTGGGAAAGGAATCACGTCACCAAGTCGGGGATACAATTAACGCAACGGCTGTTTCCCTTGGACCATACGAAGCCATCGTGCTCGGGGACATCAGTGCAGCGGTGGGATTgaagttgtcattttatttgattGCAATTTTAGTTTTAAAATACTTATTCATGTAA